A single genomic interval of Terriglobales bacterium harbors:
- a CDS encoding AIR synthase-related protein, which translates to IYVTGELGESAAALHLLTSGKVKRRNVFPQPRIAVGEWLVQQRIATSAIDISDGLSTDLSHICEESCVGAAIDAEVIPTPPAAHKLQRAERRGPSPGGLSLKLALHGGEDYELLFTAPKSKRIPERIGGVKITRIGQVLREKRVYLVQDGKREILTPQGWEHFSRRTTT; encoded by the coding sequence ATATATGTGACCGGAGAACTGGGCGAGTCCGCCGCCGCGCTCCACCTGCTGACGTCCGGCAAAGTCAAAAGACGCAATGTCTTCCCCCAGCCACGAATCGCCGTGGGCGAGTGGCTGGTTCAACAACGCATTGCAACCTCGGCCATCGACATCAGCGATGGCCTCTCAACCGACCTTTCGCATATTTGCGAAGAGAGCTGCGTAGGCGCAGCCATCGACGCTGAGGTAATCCCCACTCCCCCTGCGGCACACAAACTACAAAGAGCAGAGCGCCGGGGGCCCTCACCCGGCGGCCTTTCTCTAAAATTGGCGCTCCATGGGGGCGAAGACTATGAGTTGCTGTTCACGGCACCAAAATCAAAACGGATTCCTGAAAGAATCGGAGGGGTGAAGATCACCCGTATAGGCCAAGTCCTCCGCGAAAAGCGAGTGTATTTAGTTCAAGATGGGAAGAGGGAAATCC